A portion of the Candidatus Zixiibacteriota bacterium genome contains these proteins:
- the atpE gene encoding ATP synthase F0 subunit C: MDYQTALSFALPIAVSIAAIGSGLGLGRAVGSAMEAMGRQPEAAGKIQTGMIIGAAFIEALTIYALVGLLLLMGKIG; this comes from the coding sequence ATGGATTATCAAACTGCTTTATCATTTGCGCTTCCGATTGCGGTATCAATAGCGGCTATCGGTTCCGGTCTCGGTTTAGGCCGGGCGGTAGGTTCGGCGATGGAAGCAATGGGGCGTCAGCCGGAAGCGGCCGGCAAGATTCAGACCGGTATGATTATCGGCGCGGCGTTTATCGAAGCCTTGACGATTTACGCCCTGGTTGGTCTGCTTCTGCTGATGGGCAAGATCGGCTGA
- the atpF gene encoding F0F1 ATP synthase subunit B — MNIEISQVITHIIGFLITVWLLKRFAWKPLLSMMEERRQKIKDEFQRIEDEKVRAAQYKAEYEEKLKNIETERRQKIIEAVNEANKVASEIKAGAQEEAHALVTRTAEQLERDVAKAKVQLKEDMINITLSAAEKILREKLDEKKERQLIDQFIGNIEKA; from the coding sequence ATGAACATAGAAATATCACAGGTAATAACGCATATAATCGGCTTTCTGATTACTGTCTGGCTCCTGAAACGATTTGCCTGGAAGCCGCTTCTTTCGATGATGGAAGAGCGGCGCCAGAAGATTAAAGACGAGTTTCAGAGAATCGAAGACGAAAAAGTCAGGGCGGCGCAATACAAAGCCGAGTATGAAGAAAAACTGAAGAATATAGAGACGGAACGACGGCAGAAGATAATCGAGGCGGTCAACGAAGCCAACAAAGTCGCCTCGGAAATCAAAGCCGGCGCGCAGGAAGAAGCTCACGCTTTGGTGACCCGCACGGCCGAGCAGCTGGAGCGGGATGTCGCTAAAGCCAAGGTGCAACTGAAAGAGGATATGATAAATATCACTCTGTCGGCGGCGGAGAAAATTCTGCGCGAGAAGCTCGATGAAAAGAAAGAGCGGCAGTTAATTGACCAGTTCATCGGAAATATCGAGAAGGCATAA
- the atpH gene encoding ATP synthase F1 subunit delta, with product MLAQQVAKKYGNALFEIAREKGLIEQAWEQFNSLADYLRKDSTFLDFMSAPQIPDADKLALVEKIFKPRLDRPFYNFLLVLVDKRRIIYLVEIVEEFDRLVRQHKGIARAVCITTVPINDEERRRLIEKLSQKTNLKIELEEKIDRAIVGGTVVILQNQIMDGSIRYALSLLRNRLMKVKVH from the coding sequence ATGCTTGCCCAGCAGGTAGCCAAGAAATACGGCAATGCTCTCTTTGAGATCGCCCGCGAGAAAGGGCTGATAGAGCAGGCCTGGGAGCAATTCAATTCCCTGGCTGATTATCTCAGAAAAGACTCTACCTTTCTCGATTTTATGTCGGCTCCGCAGATTCCTGATGCCGACAAACTGGCGCTGGTGGAGAAGATATTCAAGCCCCGGCTGGACCGGCCGTTCTATAATTTCCTGCTGGTTCTGGTCGATAAGCGGCGCATTATTTATCTCGTCGAAATCGTGGAAGAGTTTGACCGCCTGGTGCGCCAGCATAAAGGGATTGCCCGGGCCGTCTGCATTACCACGGTGCCTATCAACGATGAGGAGCGACGTCGCTTAATCGAAAAATTGAGCCAGAAGACCAATCTTAAGATTGAGTTGGAAGAGAAAATCGACAGGGCGATTGTCGGCGGGACAGTGGTGATATTGCAGAATCAGATTATGGACGGCTCTATTCGGTACGCCCTGAGTCTTCTGCGCAACCGTCTGATGAAAGTCAAAGTGCATTGA